From the genome of Oncorhynchus masou masou isolate Uvic2021 chromosome 15, UVic_Omas_1.1, whole genome shotgun sequence:
cctcctgggccatatacagcgttcctatcggaccttgtagtcatagcagataatattctcatttttggtgactttggggtatcatcggatggggccagtgtctcctgacccctcctgtctcagcctccagtatgtaTGCTGCAGTAATttgtgtgtcagggggctaggttcaatctgttatatctggagtatttctcctgtcttatccagtgtgaatttaagtatgctctctctttctttctccctctctctctttctttcggaggacctgagccctaggaccatgcctcaggactacctggcctgataactccttgctgtccccagtccacctggccgtgctgctgctccagtttcaactgttctgcctgcggctatggaaccctgacctgttcaccggacgtgctaccggtcccagacctgctgttttcaaatcTCTGGAGACAGCagaagtggtagagatactccgaatgatcggctatgaaaagccaactggcaTTTACTCCTGAgctgctgacttgttgcacccgacaaccactgtgattattattatttgaccatgctggtcatttatgaacatcttggccatgttctgttataatctccacccggcacagccagaagaggactggccaccactcatagcctggttcctctcggtttcttcctagggagtatttcctagccaccgtgcttctacacctgcattgcttgctgtttggggttttaggctgggtttctgtacagcactttgagatatcagctgatgtaagaagcgctatataaatacatttgatttgaaagaaCAAAGGACTCCGAAAATTGGAGTGCAAATAAGAGGGTGATCAAGTGAGTGCCGCAATTGTGGCacaatataaaaataataatcaaCCCACTGCATGCTACATAATATAGAAGCTAAACACTAATAGGAAGTCCTGACTCTTTGACAAGAAATGTAATCTTGTTCTGGAAGGGTGGACATTTTTCCAGTTGATATTCCCCCTCAAAAAGTTGGTCGTAGGAGTTGGGCTCAGGTGCATGGCACCTGGGTTTTAGGGTTTGTCATGATGCATGATGGGGTAGCGTTAGCGTACCTGCGATGTGGAAATTCGGGATTGGTCAAGACGGGCTGTAAGGTCAGAGGATGACACATTTGCGGGGGCTCCTCGGTGGAGCCGCATGCTCACCTTCCGCTCACGCTCAGCGCGAGAGATAGCCCGCGGCGACGTGTTCCCTGAAAGAGGAAGAATACAAGGGAGAAGGCCATTTACAAATAGAACTGTTGACTTTGCAAACCGTCATTTCTGTCAATGCGGTTACAAAATGATTTATCTATATCAAAAGCTATTTCCTTGTCCCCCACAATGAAATCGGGTAGTGTTCTGCTGTTCGGTCTCCGTTCGTTCGTAAATTAGTCACACGCAATCTGACAGCACTGGGACGATTTTGACGAAACTTGGATGAATGATGTGTCTTGCCATAGAGATAcggcatttacaaaattacactgattggcAGAAGGGAGCTACAGTAATTAACTGAAGTGtgttagtcacacacacacacacacacacacacacacacacactctattggCCCTTTTTGGATAATTTCCTAAATGTTCCTATTCCATTCAACTATAGCTCTAGTTAAAAAGAGCACTGGTGTGTGCTCACCAGACTGCTGCACCCGTGAGGCGGGGTTAGAGATGGCCTGCTCTGGTCCATTCCTAACTCTGTTGACAGCTGGTGGGTTTGGCCCTGGCGGGAGACCCCGTGCAGCGGATCCCCGAGGGCCTCCTACGATACGCTCGTCTCTTTCGTcagctcccctcctctcaccgTCTTCTGCTGTCCTACTGGCACCCTGAGAGGAGACCACACAGGTTACAGCAAACCCATAACTCTACATAGAACACTTCATCCAAATCTTTCAGAATCATTCTGATTATGTGGACACTATGGATAGTGTATACCACTGCTTTACAACCCTGTTTTTGGAGAGctatcctcctgtaggtttttgctccaacccgTTGTAACCTGATTcatcttatcaaccagctaattattagaatcaggtgtgcaagattagggttggagtgaaaacctacaggacagtagctctccaggaacagggttggagagacctgGTGTACAGACAGAATGTAGCACTTAGTTCCTTGTAAAGAATAAGAGCTTTGGTGTGGCAAACTCACAAATTTGAGCATGTTCCAGTCGAATACGTAGTCATAGGAGAAGCCTTGTCGGTGGAACAGATTCCTGAAGAGCTGACGAAGGTATGAGTAGTCTGGCTTGTCGTCAAAGCGCAACGAGCGGCAAAAATTCAGGTAGGTGGAGAACTCGGCTGCAGACAAGCAATGCCAATAATAGTGAAGGGTGAGCAAAAACCCAGGATTGAAAGACTGTGGTATATGCAAATGTTTGTTACAACACAATAGAGAAGGAAAATAGTTGTCCACGCACATTGATACAAATGTCACAGCCCAGACAGATACTAGCAGTCACTTACAGGGGTATCCTTTGCAGAGCACTTCGATGGGGGTGGACATTTTTTTCTCGCTGATGCGTTCGTACTTCTGCCTCTTTGTGGCGGCTTTGAGGCCTTGCCAGGGCAGAGAGCCCAGGTTGAAGTACATGAGGACATATCCCAGAGACTCCAGGTCATCACGCCGAGACTGCTCTGAAGAACAGGAGACAGGTTTGAATGATTTGCTATTTAGGACAGACAGGATCGAGTGGTATCAAAATATGTAAGCTAAGGACAAGGGGACAATAGTCACTACATCTCAACATTAGGCATGAGCATTGGAGGGTAAAATGAAATCACATTCATGAAGACAATTAGATACTTCAGCCAAACAGGAGGAGgtgattttaaaaaaaaaaaaaaaaagtcccgTACCGATGCCCAGGTGGGTGTTGATGGACGCGTAGCGTGCAGTGCCTGTCAGGTTCTTGTTCTCCCTGTAGGGGATGTGCTGGTGTGTGCGGGCGTCTCTGTACTTCTTGGCCAGGCCAAAGTCGATGATGTACACTAGGTTGCCCTTCTTCCCAAGCCCCATGAGGAAGTTGTCAGGCTTGACGTCGCGATGGATGAAGTTCTTGGAGTGGATGTACTCGATGCGACTGATCTGGAGATTACAGAGGGGGATTCAGAAGAAAAGGAGAAGCGAGACAAAGCTCTGCTGGCATGGTCTGTAAAAGCCTTGAAACATTACTGTAAGCTAACAGTAATTTAAACCCTCCAACAGCCAATGCCTTTCGGGGGCACAACATTGGTAAAAAACAGAAACAATAAGTAACAGAACAAATCTGAGCAAAAGGAAGAACAATGaggacaggaagtggagaaaggACAGCCAAATAGTATAGAAGAATAATACGACTACACGGCAAAGTTAAGAGAAAAGGGTGACACAGCAGCATAAGCAAAGTTAGGACAGCAGACAGAGTTACTGGTAAAGGGTATAGAGGACAAACAGCACAATGAACGTTGAGGGGAAAAGATGACACCATAAGAGTTCTGTACCATCTGGTCTGCCAACAGTAGCACCGTTTTGAGGCTGAACTTGCGGGAACAGAAGTTGAAGAGGTCTTCCAGACTGGGGCCCAGGAGCTCCATCACCATGACGTTGTAGTCTCCCTCTGCCCCGCACCACTTTATCGAGGGAATCCCCACTGTCAGGCAGGCACAAAGAAGTAGCTTTTAGTGTACATCTAACCATAGTTACGTGCGCATACATCCTTTATGACTAATgtcatacaacaacaacaacttcaGCAAAAGAGTTTCAGTGCTCAACACATTATTTTGGTGAACATGATACTTCTGAAATGAAATAAATGCAATAACTGGGTACATTTGACCATTTATGATAGTCACTACTTACTGATCCCAATACACTCAGACGTGTCAATATGGCATTCACTGATGTTCcttctcagccccccccccccccattctcctcacctcctccctgcatcATCTTGTAGAACTTGCTCTCGATGTGCAGCTGTGGGTGTTTGGTCTTCACACATTCCAACTTAATGGCCACCTCCTCGCCCGTGGCAATGTTGGCACCTgaggaagcacacacacacacacacacacaccagggccgGGCTCAGAAGCAACTTGTGAACCATGAACATGGAAAGAAACTCCGGTTGAACACCCAGGGAATGGAAAGAAAGTCTACTGCTAAGAGGAGGAAAAAAGCCAATATGGGGACTAGGCCAGTAGACAGAGGCAAATGGAGAAAAGGACAAGGAAGAAGAGAAATGCCaacagagggagatggagcacTTCCACTTACCAAGGTAAATGTCCCCAAAGGACCCACTCCCTATTTTCCGTCCCAGTCGGTACTTGTTCCCCACTCTCAGATCCATGGTGTTGAAAGTTCACTATGGACACAGAATAGACGAGGCCACGATGTTACGAGGCAACCATGACCATACAGTCTTGTATTTTACACGTGGCATAGGCTAATTTGCAAATGAAAAGAAACGATACAAATCCAACTTAATTCACTAGATCTCGAATCGAAGGCAAACTTTGACTAATGGAACATTTCT
Proteins encoded in this window:
- the LOC135555548 gene encoding casein kinase I-like isoform X1; the protein is MDLRVGNKYRLGRKIGSGSFGDIYLGANIATGEEVAIKLECVKTKHPQLHIESKFYKMMQGGVGIPSIKWCGAEGDYNVMVMELLGPSLEDLFNFCSRKFSLKTVLLLADQMISRIEYIHSKNFIHRDVKPDNFLMGLGKKGNLVYIIDFGLAKKYRDARTHQHIPYRENKNLTGTARYASINTHLGIEQSRRDDLESLGYVLMYFNLGSLPWQGLKAATKRQKYERISEKKMSTPIEVLCKGYPSEFSTYLNFCRSLRFDDKPDYSYLRQLFRNLFHRQGFSYDYVFDWNMLKFGASRTAEDGERRGADERDERIVGGPRGSAARGLPPGPNPPAVNRVRNGPEQAISNPASRVQQSGNTSPRAISRAERERKVSMRLHRGAPANVSSSDLTARLDQSRISTSQVSMPFEHLGK
- the LOC135555548 gene encoding casein kinase I-like isoform X2, which gives rise to MDLRVGNKYRLGRKIGSGSFGDIYLGANIATGEEVAIKLECVKTKHPQLHIESKFYKMMQGGVGIPSIKWCGAEGDYNVMVMELLGPSLEDLFNFCSRKFSLKTVLLLADQMISRIEYIHSKNFIHRDVKPDNFLMGLGKKGNLVYIIDFGLAKKYRDARTHQHIPYRENKNLTGTARYASINTHLGIEQSRRDDLESLGYVLMYFNLGSLPWQGLKAATKRQKYERISEKKMSTPIEVLCKGYPSEFSTYLNFCRSLRFDDKPDYSYLRQLFRNLFHRQGFSYDYVFDWNMLKFGASRTAEDGERRGADERDERIVGGPRGSAARGLPPGPNPPAVNRVRNGPEQAISNPASRVQQSGNTSPRAISRAERERKVSMPFEHLGK